One stretch of Roseimicrobium sp. ORNL1 DNA includes these proteins:
- a CDS encoding S8 family serine peptidase, with protein MARSNKSDGSPNAKRPLKPGFLVIFEQGAKPATVLRAATKSFAKMPAAQEDKDTGVQCIRKRTASSAAQLVYPEFQIAAVDLSKVDADSLGKHSDVLAVVENEPRSILGNFHPEDFPMQPLGDPDRRDWPWDDPGPRVWPWGEVDRRKWPWSTMPSADGGYVRGWRDAMIAFHEFYSQNGAAFALGGKGSGDMVGDSAGLCAPLRLLGMPERGSKWTGKGVRVAVLDSGVDMRHPDLQQALSPKLVENFVQPGTPVVDRIGHGTHCCGIIAGAAEPKVGPRYGVAPDVQLLVGKVIGDDGIGYDSDILSGILWAATQGARIISLSLGSPRKTGENWSIAYQRVAEYLAYKKQDVLLVAAAGNSSNRSSGMVLPLSNPAACPSFMAVAACDNSGTVADFSSGQTDEVGLVDMSAPGVGIKSSVPGKKLYGRMTGTSCAAPHVAGVAALYLQKYQDYTSLDLWDHMERSARPRGSTADLGRGVVTVPS; from the coding sequence ATGGCCAGATCAAACAAGTCAGACGGCAGTCCCAACGCCAAGCGCCCCCTGAAACCGGGTTTCCTGGTCATCTTTGAGCAGGGGGCCAAGCCAGCTACCGTGCTGCGCGCTGCCACCAAGTCCTTCGCCAAGATGCCCGCCGCACAGGAGGACAAGGACACGGGAGTCCAATGCATCCGCAAGCGCACGGCGAGCTCAGCCGCCCAGTTGGTGTATCCTGAGTTCCAGATCGCAGCTGTGGATCTCAGCAAGGTGGACGCAGACAGTCTGGGGAAACATTCCGATGTGCTTGCGGTGGTGGAAAATGAGCCCCGGAGCATCCTCGGAAACTTCCATCCGGAAGATTTCCCCATGCAACCATTGGGAGATCCGGATCGCAGGGATTGGCCGTGGGATGATCCCGGGCCCCGAGTCTGGCCATGGGGCGAGGTGGATCGCAGAAAGTGGCCCTGGAGCACCATGCCGTCCGCCGATGGCGGCTACGTCCGGGGCTGGAGGGATGCGATGATTGCCTTCCATGAGTTTTACTCTCAGAACGGTGCGGCCTTCGCCTTGGGTGGCAAAGGTTCCGGAGATATGGTGGGGGATTCCGCGGGGCTCTGCGCACCACTCCGGCTGCTGGGAATGCCGGAGCGGGGAAGCAAGTGGACCGGCAAGGGCGTCCGCGTAGCGGTGCTCGACTCGGGGGTGGACATGCGCCATCCAGATCTGCAACAGGCGCTGAGCCCTAAATTGGTGGAGAATTTCGTCCAGCCAGGAACGCCTGTGGTGGATCGCATCGGCCATGGGACCCATTGCTGCGGCATCATCGCAGGTGCCGCCGAGCCGAAGGTGGGGCCGCGCTACGGCGTCGCGCCAGATGTGCAATTGCTTGTTGGCAAGGTCATCGGTGATGACGGCATCGGCTACGACTCGGACATCCTTTCAGGCATCCTCTGGGCAGCGACCCAGGGTGCGCGCATCATTTCCCTGAGCCTCGGCAGCCCGCGCAAGACGGGTGAAAACTGGTCCATCGCCTACCAGCGAGTGGCCGAGTACCTCGCCTACAAGAAGCAGGATGTGCTCCTGGTGGCCGCGGCGGGAAACTCGAGCAACCGCAGTTCAGGAATGGTCCTGCCGCTTTCCAATCCTGCGGCTTGTCCATCCTTCATGGCTGTGGCCGCTTGCGACAACTCTGGCACCGTGGCTGACTTTAGTTCTGGGCAAACGGATGAAGTCGGCCTCGTCGACATGTCAGCTCCTGGCGTCGGGATCAAATCTTCCGTCCCGGGTAAGAAACTGTATGGTAGGATGACCGGTACCAGTTGTGCGGCGCCGCACGTGGCGGGCGTGGCGGCCCTCTATCTTCAGAAGTATCAGGACTACACCTCGTTGGACCTATGGGATCACATGGAGCGCAGCGCAAGACCGCGCGGCAGCACCGCGGACCTCGGGAGGGGAGTGGTGACGGTGCCGAGTTGA
- the lptB gene encoding LPS export ABC transporter ATP-binding protein — MRKKVRKQRPLEGEGAPQQYSQAPEQQSDLHSSAPNFTEEEEVVAANAAAPSKRRQQTMPSNSQDDFFARQQEANQHAQDGETLLYTRGLKKVYDGRAVVNGVDIEVKRGEIVGLLGPNGAGKTTSFYMIVGLVQPNGGQVFFNGLDTTAEPMYKRARLGMGYLPQEESIFRKLTVRENILAVMETQNFTPHERATQCQQLMEKFGIDHVADNLALTLSGGEKRRLTIARSLVSEPKLIMLDEPFSGVDPLAVEDIQKIILMLKSVGLAILITDHNVRETLGIVDRAYLIHEGRVLLHGTREYIVEHPLAKERYLGENFRM, encoded by the coding sequence GTGAGGAAGAAAGTACGCAAGCAACGCCCCCTGGAAGGAGAGGGCGCTCCCCAGCAGTATTCGCAAGCACCGGAGCAGCAGTCTGATTTGCACTCCTCTGCCCCCAATTTCACCGAGGAGGAGGAGGTCGTGGCCGCCAATGCCGCTGCCCCTTCCAAGCGCCGACAGCAGACCATGCCCTCGAACTCCCAGGACGATTTCTTTGCCCGTCAGCAGGAAGCCAATCAACACGCTCAGGACGGGGAAACCCTGCTCTACACGCGTGGACTGAAGAAGGTATACGATGGCCGAGCCGTGGTGAACGGCGTGGACATCGAGGTGAAGCGTGGCGAAATCGTGGGCCTGCTGGGCCCCAACGGCGCCGGCAAGACGACCTCCTTCTACATGATCGTGGGACTGGTCCAGCCGAATGGCGGCCAGGTCTTTTTCAACGGTCTGGATACGACTGCCGAGCCGATGTACAAGCGCGCGCGCCTAGGCATGGGCTACCTGCCGCAGGAAGAGTCCATCTTCCGCAAACTCACCGTCCGGGAGAACATTCTCGCGGTCATGGAGACGCAAAACTTCACCCCGCATGAGCGCGCCACCCAGTGCCAGCAGCTCATGGAGAAGTTCGGCATCGACCATGTGGCGGACAATCTGGCCCTGACCCTCTCCGGGGGTGAGAAGCGCCGCCTGACGATTGCCCGCTCATTAGTTTCAGAACCAAAGCTGATCATGCTGGACGAACCCTTCTCCGGCGTGGATCCTTTGGCTGTGGAGGATATTCAGAAAATCATCCTGATGCTCAAAAGCGTGGGACTGGCCATTCTCATCACTGACCACAATGTGCGCGAGACGCTCGGCATCGTCGATCGCGCGTATTTGATTCATGAAGGACGCGTGCTCCTGCACGGCACACGCGAATACATTGTAGAACATCCGCTCGCCAAGGAACGATACCTTGGTGAAAACTTCCGCATGTGA
- a CDS encoding DUF1080 domain-containing protein produces the protein MKTRFTLHTYARTRCHLAARFSCLLTSAALLASLSPVRADDKPVAVPVPASASWKPEPGYQSLFNGKDLSGWHYQGEPDLGAAIHATDERYSAKDGVLAVNPEDKAKGPHLRQLWTLANLPKNFILKLQFRAAVNADSGIFIRDIKNQLQCRDYLVAGPFKDLKQYKAQDWNDIEITVAGGTIRATCNGEVLPAPLKVPEAGPLGLEADRNLMEYRHIQVRELPEGASS, from the coding sequence ATGAAAACAAGGTTCACCCTGCACACCTACGCCCGCACCCGCTGCCATCTCGCCGCACGATTCTCGTGCCTTCTCACCAGTGCCGCCTTGCTCGCGAGTCTCTCCCCGGTGCGTGCCGATGATAAGCCAGTCGCGGTACCTGTTCCCGCCTCCGCATCATGGAAGCCCGAGCCCGGATACCAGAGTCTCTTCAACGGAAAGGACCTCAGCGGATGGCACTATCAAGGTGAGCCCGACCTCGGTGCGGCCATCCATGCCACGGATGAACGCTACAGCGCGAAAGACGGCGTGCTCGCGGTGAATCCCGAGGACAAGGCCAAGGGGCCGCATCTCCGCCAGCTGTGGACGCTTGCGAACCTCCCCAAGAATTTTATCCTCAAGCTGCAGTTCCGCGCTGCGGTGAATGCAGACAGCGGCATCTTCATCCGCGACATCAAGAATCAACTGCAATGCCGTGACTACCTCGTGGCCGGACCCTTCAAGGACCTGAAGCAGTACAAGGCACAGGACTGGAATGACATCGAGATCACCGTCGCCGGCGGCACCATCCGCGCCACCTGCAATGGCGAAGTCCTGCCTGCGCCCCTGAAGGTGCCGGAGGCCGGTCCTCTCGGTCTCGAGGCCGACCGGAATCTCATGGAGTACCGCCACATCCAGGTCAGGGAATTGCCCGAAGGCGCTTCCTCCTGA
- a CDS encoding LptA/OstA family protein yields MKLTLITTCCVLAAASQALGQAGRNGFPTARPRDGVKASQEAARVLEQAKAGNMAELQRRAQELPQAERAESLLAQAQANGATKPSYAEKTQAAENSARLDSAMNRVSPEGKALLAQSNASPAMRAPDEAPVARTAVKASPLTTAGGGPKPQPLKPTPLAEKPKTPPQETVINSESSFFDSRQGFGVFVENVVVKDPRFHLTCDELQVFMKKEPQEKGPDGKPIAKEATPPPAKQPTAGELLASGAADKPASASDKKDAEGAGNSSLDRAIAKGRRVVINKMSDKGELQTGVGREADYDGKTGDMILRGWPQIQEGRNLTVATSPSTYFLIKANGQFKSFGPNEVRLINEDEKKGPKGASVGAATPVAPGGGPAPTLNNRTQGGQQ; encoded by the coding sequence ATGAAACTGACTTTGATCACCACCTGCTGCGTGCTCGCGGCGGCGTCACAGGCACTCGGCCAGGCCGGGCGCAATGGATTTCCCACCGCCCGCCCGCGTGATGGGGTGAAGGCCTCGCAGGAAGCAGCCCGGGTGCTGGAGCAGGCAAAGGCCGGCAACATGGCGGAACTGCAGCGTCGCGCGCAGGAGCTGCCCCAGGCGGAGCGGGCAGAGTCCCTGCTGGCCCAGGCCCAGGCGAATGGCGCCACCAAGCCCTCCTACGCGGAGAAGACACAGGCTGCGGAGAATAGCGCCCGTCTCGACTCGGCCATGAACCGCGTCTCCCCGGAGGGCAAGGCGCTCCTCGCCCAGAGCAATGCCTCCCCCGCCATGCGCGCTCCTGATGAAGCGCCGGTGGCCCGCACCGCGGTGAAGGCCTCCCCCCTGACTACGGCCGGTGGTGGACCGAAGCCCCAACCTCTGAAACCCACGCCTCTGGCTGAAAAGCCCAAGACCCCACCGCAGGAGACGGTGATCAACTCGGAGAGCTCCTTCTTCGACTCCCGTCAGGGATTCGGTGTCTTTGTGGAGAACGTGGTGGTGAAAGATCCCCGGTTCCACCTGACCTGTGATGAACTGCAAGTCTTCATGAAAAAGGAGCCGCAGGAGAAGGGCCCGGACGGCAAGCCAATCGCCAAGGAAGCAACTCCCCCACCCGCCAAGCAGCCCACCGCAGGTGAACTCCTCGCCAGTGGCGCTGCGGACAAGCCCGCCTCTGCATCCGACAAGAAAGACGCCGAGGGTGCTGGAAACAGCAGCCTGGACCGCGCCATTGCCAAGGGCCGCCGCGTAGTCATCAACAAGATGTCTGACAAGGGCGAGCTGCAGACCGGCGTCGGCCGTGAGGCGGACTACGACGGCAAGACTGGCGATATGATCCTGCGTGGCTGGCCGCAGATCCAAGAGGGGCGCAACCTCACGGTGGCCACCTCGCCTTCCACCTATTTCCTGATCAAGGCGAACGGCCAGTTCAAGTCCTTTGGTCCGAATGAGGTCCGCCTGATCAATGAAGATGAGAAGAAAGGCCCGAAAGGTGCTTCTGTAGGCGCGGCCACTCCGGTGGCACCCGGAGGCGGGCCCGCTCCCACATTGAATAATCGTACTCAAGGAGGCCAGCAGTAG
- a CDS encoding IPT/TIG domain-containing protein produces the protein MKIAASTAVTENLLKFLANPGFLPANRRVFLGVTNVDVAPGWRTREDYICEVQVRPEYAGGPPDTGKHSQPMVFGVFPVVEAQTMDLGYSARRQFELLMDLAAKYGAAGQTAAGDLLVRYMKRIEQDIATRSPLPTLIPSSDGTQVTFRFDPTIQALANPASMRTKPGRILHARSVPALVLLVCEPEELEKFKGIKLKTSTRWIRVEYPHYLKRIWTPIWYGHLKGERSSAVDILAQVRRLDNVFGTAVSIAAIFGGRMPEDLKLSLDVVKSRYGAIETLLTGSTKTQTIPKPVHVISNAVLTAESAGGGTAAVTAYKLKIFGKNLKYACEDISVAVDGVPYSVESAGDGVIEARVGSKEAAAVLATMTNANLSVQIHGLKIEKIVNFSTHARDTIKPEQLAVSKVSPKEGFLYAKTILTIEGDGFTDVSGAATVKHVTVGGRACTILLTTPKALIVEVPPWAGFAGKNTVAAAEGPPELSLLSMAATRLSAAIKAGLEGDAVSPGAKAKLEASEKEITQLLLVFGAPSLAEYRPYAINLQGFAVNCLPATRAVLNENEPLVAHWIAVLDRLSQRDILIEGDVVVATSQSVVANEAHKVKFRPRSPLDAATVAQAAKEPAEEKKPTGAERLAAGLTESLGNMSLTKAQIEIGVPAPKATGTSSAATVNAAGGPGKAGTDAQPK, from the coding sequence GTGAAGATCGCGGCTTCCACTGCCGTCACGGAAAATTTGCTTAAATTCCTGGCGAACCCGGGATTCCTGCCGGCCAACCGTCGTGTGTTTCTTGGTGTGACCAACGTGGATGTAGCTCCTGGATGGCGCACGCGAGAGGACTACATTTGCGAAGTGCAGGTGAGGCCGGAATACGCAGGCGGTCCTCCGGATACTGGTAAGCATAGTCAGCCCATGGTTTTTGGCGTTTTCCCAGTAGTAGAAGCACAGACGATGGATCTCGGATACAGTGCGAGGCGGCAGTTTGAGCTGCTCATGGATCTGGCCGCCAAGTATGGCGCCGCTGGTCAGACGGCGGCAGGGGACCTCCTTGTGCGATACATGAAGCGCATCGAGCAAGATATAGCCACTCGTTCCCCGCTTCCCACCCTTATTCCCAGCTCGGACGGGACGCAGGTGACATTCCGATTTGATCCTACCATTCAGGCTCTGGCAAATCCAGCAAGCATGAGAACCAAGCCCGGTCGGATCCTGCATGCGAGAAGCGTTCCGGCGCTGGTCCTTTTGGTCTGTGAACCAGAGGAACTTGAAAAGTTCAAGGGCATTAAATTGAAAACATCCACCCGCTGGATCCGTGTTGAATATCCACACTATCTCAAACGTATCTGGACTCCTATCTGGTACGGACACCTGAAAGGCGAACGCTCAAGCGCGGTGGATATCTTGGCGCAGGTTCGCAGACTGGACAACGTCTTTGGCACCGCCGTTTCCATAGCTGCCATTTTTGGCGGCAGAATGCCAGAAGACCTAAAGCTGAGTCTGGATGTCGTGAAATCTAGATATGGCGCGATTGAGACTTTGCTGACGGGCAGCACAAAAACTCAAACCATTCCCAAGCCCGTTCACGTCATTTCGAACGCGGTCCTTACTGCTGAGAGCGCGGGCGGCGGCACTGCGGCAGTGACTGCATATAAACTGAAAATATTTGGAAAAAACCTTAAATATGCGTGTGAAGACATCTCTGTTGCGGTGGATGGGGTGCCTTATTCTGTGGAAAGTGCCGGCGATGGCGTGATCGAGGCCAGGGTCGGGAGCAAGGAGGCAGCCGCTGTGCTGGCCACGATGACCAACGCCAATCTAAGCGTGCAGATCCATGGGCTCAAAATCGAGAAGATTGTGAATTTCTCCACCCATGCGAGGGACACTATCAAACCCGAGCAACTTGCAGTGAGCAAGGTCAGTCCCAAGGAGGGCTTCCTTTATGCCAAGACGATTCTCACCATTGAAGGGGATGGCTTCACCGATGTCTCTGGAGCTGCCACGGTGAAGCACGTGACGGTGGGGGGCCGCGCCTGCACCATTCTGCTCACCACCCCGAAGGCCCTCATCGTGGAAGTCCCGCCATGGGCTGGCTTTGCAGGTAAGAATACCGTCGCCGCTGCAGAGGGGCCGCCGGAGCTGTCACTGCTATCCATGGCGGCCACGCGTCTCAGTGCTGCCATCAAGGCTGGACTTGAAGGGGATGCGGTTTCTCCAGGCGCAAAAGCAAAGTTGGAAGCTTCCGAGAAGGAAATAACGCAACTGCTGCTCGTCTTTGGAGCGCCTAGTCTCGCCGAGTATCGGCCATATGCCATAAATCTCCAGGGCTTCGCCGTTAATTGCCTGCCAGCCACACGCGCAGTACTGAACGAGAATGAGCCTCTGGTGGCGCATTGGATTGCGGTTTTGGACCGCCTCTCGCAACGTGATATTTTAATCGAAGGCGACGTGGTGGTCGCAACGTCTCAAAGTGTTGTGGCGAATGAGGCCCACAAAGTCAAGTTTCGTCCCAGATCACCGCTAGACGCCGCAACCGTCGCCCAAGCCGCCAAGGAACCTGCTGAGGAAAAGAAACCGACCGGCGCGGAGCGTCTCGCCGCAGGGCTCACGGAGTCCCTGGGGAACATGTCCCTGACCAAGGCGCAGATTGAAATCGGCGTCCCGGCGCCAAAGGCCACAGGTACATCTTCTGCAGCCACCGTGAATGCCGCAGGTGGCCCAGGCAAAGCCGGAACAGATGCCCAACCCAAATAA
- the kdsA gene encoding 3-deoxy-8-phosphooctulonate synthase, translating to MVDLGHGVRFDGVQPVFILGPCVIESEDFVWDMARRIKAIADELGLRWVFKASYDKANRTSGKSYRGMSLEEGCGILAAIGKELGVPVTTDVHSPEEATRAAEWIDFLQIPAFLCRQTDLIEAAGRTGRAVNVKKGQFLAPWDVKNIGDKLLSVGCTNFVFTERGTTFGYQNLVADMRSLYWMRELGYRVVMDATHSVQRPGGQGTTTGGDGKLAPVLARAAVAAGVDGVFIETHVDPSKALSDGPNQIPVSDLKGLLSQLLRIHEIAKE from the coding sequence ATCGTGGATCTTGGCCATGGTGTCCGCTTCGATGGTGTCCAGCCGGTGTTCATTCTCGGCCCGTGTGTGATTGAAAGTGAGGACTTCGTGTGGGACATGGCACGCCGCATCAAGGCGATTGCCGATGAGCTGGGCCTGCGCTGGGTCTTCAAGGCGAGCTATGACAAGGCGAACCGCACCTCGGGCAAGAGCTACCGGGGCATGAGTTTGGAAGAGGGTTGCGGGATTCTCGCCGCCATCGGCAAAGAGCTGGGCGTGCCCGTGACGACGGATGTGCACAGCCCCGAGGAGGCCACGCGCGCGGCGGAGTGGATCGATTTTCTCCAAATCCCCGCCTTCCTCTGCCGTCAGACGGACCTCATCGAGGCGGCCGGACGTACGGGCCGCGCGGTGAATGTGAAGAAGGGCCAGTTCCTGGCGCCCTGGGATGTGAAAAACATTGGAGACAAATTGCTCTCCGTGGGGTGTACTAATTTCGTATTCACTGAACGTGGAACTACGTTCGGATATCAAAACCTCGTCGCCGACATGAGGTCACTCTACTGGATGCGGGAACTGGGCTACCGTGTGGTGATGGACGCCACACACTCGGTGCAGCGTCCCGGGGGCCAGGGCACCACGACGGGTGGCGATGGCAAGCTGGCGCCGGTGCTGGCTCGCGCCGCAGTCGCCGCTGGGGTGGACGGTGTTTTCATTGAAACGCATGTGGACCCTTCCAAGGCACTGAGCGATGGTCCTAATCAGATCCCGGTGTCCGATCTAAAGGGTCTGCTCAGCCAGTTGTTGCGCATCCACGAAATCGCGAAAGAGTAA
- a CDS encoding right-handed parallel beta-helix repeat-containing protein, whose product MQAAASPVLLRAAVVAIAITATMSVLPHAGLAQAQTPAPVVKPPSAGVLPPKAGAVVVHAAKYATLQEAFDAVPEGGGVVLLPPGNFEITQPLRVKTSETRIVGAGAATCIINKNEKGEPALIIRPPTLDTDKNAVLWRVQLADFRIMGQEKSGDGIVAEKVQEIYLEGVSVDHHGGNGLSLLQCFEDARVADSIFTYNKATGIHIFDCHDIVVNANHFEENLDALRCVDSFNLCMNGNNIDDHLRHGVIIENTYGSVVSGNMIEECNGTAVILDRDCYGITLSSNVIAHHLEGGIDLKDAHGCAVSANTFTIAHKFSVRVSKDSGKNTISANNFCNTSIGDGKDKRPAEGKTPMSIDEGTGVLLEGAEFCSITGNTFSGLSSAAVWSTAPCRGLVVSSNVATDCGRKLPKGSKWIALDDAKASVVKDNVTE is encoded by the coding sequence ATGCAAGCTGCTGCTTCCCCCGTTCTTCTTCGTGCTGCCGTCGTTGCCATTGCCATCACGGCGACCATGAGCGTGCTTCCTCACGCCGGTCTCGCTCAAGCGCAGACGCCGGCACCGGTGGTGAAGCCGCCATCCGCCGGGGTGCTGCCGCCGAAGGCGGGAGCGGTGGTGGTGCATGCGGCGAAGTATGCCACGCTGCAGGAGGCGTTTGATGCGGTGCCGGAAGGTGGTGGCGTGGTGCTGCTGCCGCCGGGGAACTTCGAAATCACGCAGCCGCTGCGCGTGAAGACTTCCGAGACCCGCATCGTGGGCGCAGGTGCGGCGACGTGCATCATCAACAAGAATGAGAAGGGCGAGCCTGCACTTATCATCCGCCCACCGACACTGGACACGGACAAGAATGCAGTGCTGTGGCGTGTGCAACTCGCGGACTTCCGCATCATGGGCCAGGAGAAGAGCGGCGACGGCATCGTGGCGGAGAAGGTGCAGGAAATCTATCTGGAGGGCGTGTCCGTGGACCACCATGGCGGCAATGGCCTGAGCCTGCTGCAGTGCTTCGAGGATGCACGCGTGGCGGACAGCATCTTCACGTACAACAAGGCCACGGGCATCCACATCTTCGACTGCCATGACATCGTGGTGAATGCGAATCACTTCGAGGAGAACCTGGATGCACTGCGCTGCGTGGACTCCTTCAACCTTTGCATGAATGGCAACAACATCGATGACCACCTGCGGCACGGCGTCATCATTGAAAACACGTACGGCTCGGTGGTGAGCGGCAACATGATCGAGGAATGCAACGGCACGGCGGTGATTCTGGACCGTGACTGCTATGGCATCACGCTCAGCTCAAATGTCATCGCGCACCACCTGGAGGGCGGCATTGACTTGAAGGATGCACACGGCTGTGCGGTGAGTGCGAATACGTTCACGATTGCGCACAAGTTCTCTGTGCGCGTGAGCAAGGACTCGGGAAAGAACACGATCTCCGCGAACAACTTCTGCAACACCTCCATCGGCGATGGCAAGGACAAGCGCCCGGCGGAAGGCAAGACTCCCATGAGCATCGACGAAGGCACCGGCGTGCTGCTGGAGGGTGCGGAGTTTTGCAGCATCACGGGGAATACCTTTTCAGGACTGTCCTCCGCCGCCGTGTGGAGCACCGCACCCTGCCGCGGCCTGGTGGTGAGCAGCAACGTAGCCACCGACTGCGGACGCAAGCTGCCGAAGGGCAGCAAGTGGATCGCGCTGGACGACGCGAAGGCGAGTGTGGTGAAGGATAATGTGACGGAGTAG